One window of Pseudomonas sp. FP198 genomic DNA carries:
- the waaA gene encoding lipid IV(A) 3-deoxy-D-manno-octulosonic acid transferase yields MNRTLYSALFYLGLPLVAIRLWLRARKAPAYARRIGERFAWGLPALVPGGIWVHAVSVGESIAAAPMIRALLQRYPQLPITVTCMTPTGSERIKALFAEEPRVQHCYLPYDLPCAAKRFLDQVRPKLAVIMETELWPNHIHQCARRGIPVALANARLSERSARGYARFPRLTRPMLGEMSLFAVQTEAEAERFRQLGARTDTVEVTGSIKFDLTIDPQLLESASALRRQWQAVDRPVWIAASTHEGEDEVVLAAHQRLLASYPDALLILVPRHPERFDSVAQLCACEGFATVRRSSAQPVTAQTSVLLGDTMGELLFLYALADSAFVGGSLVPNGGHNLLEPAALAKPVLSGPHLFNFLEIAAQLRAAGALQEVEDAESLALAVQRLFELPRDAQRMAEAGLKVMRSNQGALQRLLDGLGRLLG; encoded by the coding sequence ATGAACAGAACTCTCTATAGCGCATTGTTTTATCTGGGGCTGCCGCTGGTGGCGATTCGGCTGTGGTTGCGGGCACGCAAGGCCCCGGCATATGCCCGCCGCATCGGCGAGCGGTTTGCGTGGGGCTTGCCGGCACTGGTTCCGGGCGGCATCTGGGTCCACGCGGTGTCGGTGGGCGAGAGCATTGCCGCCGCGCCGATGATCCGCGCCTTGCTGCAACGTTATCCACAGCTGCCGATCACGGTGACGTGCATGACACCCACCGGTTCGGAGCGGATCAAGGCGTTGTTCGCCGAGGAGCCGCGCGTCCAGCATTGTTATCTGCCTTATGACCTGCCTTGCGCGGCCAAGCGTTTTCTCGATCAGGTTCGCCCGAAACTGGCGGTGATCATGGAAACCGAGCTGTGGCCCAACCACATCCATCAGTGCGCCAGGCGCGGTATCCCGGTGGCGTTGGCCAATGCCCGGCTCTCGGAGCGTTCGGCGCGCGGTTATGCGCGCTTCCCCAGGCTCACCCGGCCGATGCTCGGCGAAATGAGCCTGTTCGCCGTGCAGACCGAAGCCGAGGCCGAGCGGTTTCGCCAGTTGGGCGCCCGCACGGACACCGTCGAGGTGACCGGTTCGATCAAGTTCGACCTGACCATCGACCCGCAACTGCTCGAAAGCGCCAGCGCCTTGCGCCGCCAATGGCAAGCCGTGGACCGCCCGGTGTGGATCGCCGCCAGCACTCATGAAGGCGAGGATGAAGTGGTTCTGGCAGCCCATCAACGGCTGCTCGCCAGTTATCCCGATGCGTTGTTGATCCTGGTGCCGCGTCATCCGGAACGCTTCGATTCGGTGGCGCAGTTGTGTGCGTGTGAAGGTTTCGCCACGGTCCGGCGTTCCAGTGCGCAACCGGTCACTGCACAGACATCGGTGCTGCTGGGCGACACCATGGGCGAGCTGCTGTTTCTCTACGCGCTGGCCGACAGTGCTTTTGTCGGCGGCAGCCTGGTGCCCAATGGCGGGCACAACCTGCTCGAACCGGCGGCACTGGCGAAACCGGTCCTCAGTGGGCCACACCTGTTCAACTTCCTCGAGATCGCCGCGCAACTACGGGCGGCCGGGGCGTTGCAGGAAGTCGAAGATGCCGAAAGCCTGGCCCTGGCGGTACAGCGCCTGTTCGAACTGCCCCGCGATGCCCAACGCATGGCCGAGGCCGGGTTGAAGGTGATGCGCAGCAACCAGGGTGCATTGCAGCGATTGCTGGACGGGTTGGGGCGGTTGCTCGGTTGA